Proteins found in one Natronococcus occultus SP4 genomic segment:
- a CDS encoding tripartite tricarboxylate transporter TctB family protein: MLVTFLVVSAVFIIEPVIENYPDDARVFPQLTASAVFIGSLLLLLQNYLPDPIQTFVAESVSITSSDESEVIDKPDQEERIEEDEPEETEDKKDTLGAKYGYEINETVFMVSTALLYFIAGWAAGFLFITPLYILGYTLWFRVNPVISFGLAVAGTVIIYLFMTYLVLPFDQGHLFDFSPLLPMLFDGTPTLLGGGS; the protein is encoded by the coding sequence ATGCTCGTTACGTTCCTCGTCGTGAGCGCGGTGTTTATCATCGAGCCGGTGATCGAAAACTATCCGGACGACGCCCGTGTGTTTCCACAGTTGACCGCGTCGGCCGTCTTTATCGGCTCGCTGTTGCTGTTACTGCAAAACTACCTTCCGGACCCGATCCAGACGTTCGTCGCCGAGAGCGTCAGTATCACGAGTTCCGACGAGTCGGAAGTGATCGACAAGCCCGACCAAGAGGAACGAATTGAGGAGGACGAACCGGAAGAGACGGAGGACAAGAAGGATACGCTCGGTGCGAAGTACGGGTACGAGATAAACGAGACAGTGTTTATGGTCTCGACGGCACTACTGTACTTCATCGCGGGGTGGGCAGCCGGCTTCCTCTTCATTACGCCGCTGTACATCCTCGGGTACACCCTCTGGTTTCGGGTCAATCCGGTCATCAGCTTCGGACTGGCCGTGGCAGGGACCGTAATTATCTACCTGTTCATGACGTACCTCGTACTACCGTTCGACCAGGGACATCTCTTCGACTTTAGCCCGCTACTCCCGATGCTGTTCGACGGCACACCGACGCTGTTGGGAGGGGGTTCGTAG